Proteins from a genomic interval of Rubinisphaera italica:
- the dapB gene encoding 4-hydroxy-tetrahydrodipicolinate reductase codes for MSDVVKIGVHGAAGRMGRMIVKAAQAGDLHRVSLALDSPSSPLLGQDAGQLAGVGNIDVPLTRADEFIDAPDVMIDFSVPEACVKIAKICGERQIPLLVATTGLTEDQRKEVLAASQMTALLIAPNTSTAVNLGMKLVREAARALKDLPDGVDVEIVERHHRYKADAPSGTALKFGEIVAAELGQTEHVHGRHGRTGQRKQTEIGYHALRTGDNVGEHCIVFGLLGETLEVNVRGHNRDSYAVGAVNAACFLSRQKPGLYTMDDVLGF; via the coding sequence ATGTCGGATGTTGTAAAAATTGGGGTTCATGGAGCCGCTGGTCGTATGGGGCGGATGATTGTGAAAGCTGCCCAGGCTGGTGACCTGCATCGTGTCAGTCTCGCACTCGATTCCCCCTCCTCTCCCCTGCTGGGGCAGGATGCTGGTCAGTTGGCTGGTGTGGGAAACATTGATGTTCCGCTGACTCGTGCCGACGAATTTATTGATGCCCCGGATGTCATGATCGATTTCTCAGTTCCTGAAGCCTGCGTGAAGATTGCAAAAATCTGTGGCGAACGACAAATTCCGTTGCTGGTGGCGACGACTGGCTTGACTGAGGATCAACGAAAAGAAGTACTGGCTGCAAGCCAGATGACAGCTCTTTTAATTGCTCCCAACACCAGCACAGCAGTCAACCTGGGAATGAAACTCGTGCGGGAAGCAGCCCGGGCGTTGAAGGATTTGCCGGATGGGGTCGATGTCGAAATCGTCGAACGGCACCATCGTTACAAAGCAGATGCTCCTAGCGGCACGGCTCTCAAGTTTGGAGAGATAGTCGCTGCAGAACTTGGACAAACAGAGCATGTACACGGACGGCATGGTCGAACCGGTCAGCGTAAGCAGACTGAAATTGGGTATCACGCATTGCGGACAGGAGACAATGTCGGCGAGCACTGTATTGTGTTCGGGTTGCTCGGAGAAACGCTGGAAGTCAATGTTCGCGGTCACAACCGGGACAGTTACGCTGTCGGAGCCGTCAATGCCGCTTGTTTTCTCTCGCGACAAAAACCGGGACTCTACACGATGGATGATGTCCTTGGGTTTTAA
- a CDS encoding M24 family metallopeptidase, whose amino-acid sequence MSSDDLIAKLQQAITEAGLRGWLLYDFRGTNPLARSVLGLTENHAGSRRWFYFVPASGEPVRIVHGIETDALDSLPGLKKIYRSWRELHDILHHTLSTVPTLAMEYAPDASNPYISRVDAGTIELIRKCGPDVVSSGDLIQHFDACLSEAQWQMHLEANEVTTSAFTMASQFIADKISSEGSTNEIEVRDRIMSFFADHNMTTYSPPIVARQPNNRFPHYETGAGAATTIKPGDLVMIDMWCKGKQPGAIYSDLTRMFYVGEELPDEYTHAFKIVTDARDAGIELVKERMAAGEPLAGWEVDHQVRKVISEAGQEEYFLHRTGHSLGQEVHSNGAHLDDYEMHEERLLIPGALFTIEPGLYLDNFGLRSEVDVFIDRTSNVHVTGGPVQTEIEIIG is encoded by the coding sequence ATGTCCTCAGATGATCTCATCGCTAAACTTCAACAGGCAATTACTGAAGCTGGTCTGCGTGGGTGGTTGTTATACGATTTCCGGGGGACGAATCCACTGGCTCGGTCGGTTTTGGGGCTGACGGAAAACCATGCCGGTTCTCGACGCTGGTTTTATTTCGTGCCTGCAAGCGGAGAGCCGGTGCGGATTGTGCATGGTATCGAGACCGATGCTCTGGATAGTTTGCCTGGTCTGAAAAAAATCTATCGCAGCTGGCGGGAATTGCACGATATTTTGCATCACACCTTGTCGACTGTTCCTACTCTGGCAATGGAATATGCCCCAGATGCCAGTAATCCCTATATTTCACGAGTGGATGCAGGAACCATTGAACTCATCCGCAAATGTGGGCCGGATGTTGTCTCTTCGGGAGATTTGATTCAGCACTTTGATGCCTGCTTATCGGAGGCTCAATGGCAAATGCATCTGGAAGCCAATGAGGTGACCACGAGTGCATTCACGATGGCCAGCCAATTCATTGCCGATAAGATTTCCAGTGAAGGTTCGACAAACGAAATTGAGGTTCGCGATCGAATCATGTCGTTTTTTGCCGATCACAATATGACGACCTACTCGCCACCGATTGTTGCCCGGCAGCCGAATAATCGCTTTCCTCATTATGAAACCGGTGCAGGAGCCGCGACAACGATTAAGCCGGGCGATCTGGTGATGATTGACATGTGGTGCAAAGGGAAGCAGCCAGGAGCGATTTACAGCGATTTAACCCGTATGTTTTACGTGGGTGAAGAGCTACCCGACGAATACACACACGCTTTCAAGATTGTCACAGACGCCCGAGATGCTGGGATTGAGCTCGTTAAAGAGAGAATGGCAGCCGGTGAACCACTCGCGGGTTGGGAAGTCGATCATCAGGTTCGTAAGGTAATCTCCGAGGCTGGTCAGGAAGAGTATTTTCTGCATCGCACGGGGCATAGTCTCGGGCAGGAAGTTCACAGTAACGGTGCTCATCTGGACGACTACGAAATGCACGAAGAACGACTCCTGATTCCCGGAGCCCTGTTTACAATCGAACCTGGATTGTATCTCGACAATTTCGGCCTTCGCAGTGAGGTCGATGTCTTTATTGATCGTACTTCCAATGTGCATGTGACAGGTGGCCCGGTGCAGACTGAGATTGAAATTATTGGTTGA
- a CDS encoding M28 family peptidase has protein sequence MTISKNSPLILALTIVVSVQIAQAERRDKTPIIEEEQQIFEDISYLASDAMEGRDTGSEQLMEVSEFLRNRLKKSGFTFPQAEEDGYQEFSIAGRPELGEQNKLQIPGIENGDLEIDKDFRVCAFGGNGAFTAPVVFCGYGIDDAEHNFDEFAGIDLKGKVALIMRRVPQQKKNGSLYVNKQGIIDVNRAGLRSKLENAKERGAIAVLFVNDPLSTIKAGDDLFAFGYGGSAKAEEIPVFQITVSAANRLLQAGIGQELGAIEAQIDQDMKPLSQELQGVKLTGQADMDFSNTQTGNVIAVMEPRDADIRETIIIGAHYDHVGWGTYGSLAPGTNAIHNGADDNASGSVALLTLAERLAKYSGQLDRRLVFIWFAAEERGLLGSKHYVQAPLYPLQDTIAMINLDMVGRMADEKLTVFGVGSSHIWKPWLDEIEKRTELNFFREEKSLGPSDHAPFFEKRIPILHLFSGLHEDYHRPTDDVDEINIQGIRRTVNVLETLVLNLANASERPDYIENKAHIQVGRHAGGRPSVGITPALNAEVKGLQILNVIENSPAHEAGLQAGDVIVFAEDTQISSRADFWKLIDSSSAGDKISVRLQRDGEIVETTIKLDKPR, from the coding sequence ATGACCATTTCCAAAAATTCTCCGCTCATTCTTGCTTTGACGATAGTGGTCTCTGTGCAGATCGCACAAGCCGAGCGACGTGATAAAACCCCAATCATTGAGGAAGAACAGCAGATTTTTGAGGACATCAGCTATCTCGCCTCCGATGCGATGGAAGGACGTGATACCGGCTCCGAACAGCTCATGGAAGTTTCCGAATTCCTGCGTAATCGCCTCAAAAAAAGCGGCTTCACTTTTCCACAGGCTGAAGAGGATGGCTATCAGGAATTTTCTATCGCGGGACGTCCCGAACTGGGAGAGCAGAACAAACTTCAGATTCCCGGAATCGAGAATGGAGACTTGGAAATCGATAAAGATTTTCGAGTCTGCGCATTCGGCGGCAATGGAGCCTTCACCGCTCCAGTCGTATTCTGTGGATACGGCATCGACGATGCGGAACACAATTTTGATGAGTTCGCAGGAATCGATCTCAAAGGCAAAGTCGCTTTAATCATGCGGCGGGTGCCCCAACAGAAAAAAAATGGCAGCCTCTACGTCAATAAACAGGGCATTATTGATGTCAATCGGGCAGGACTCCGTTCCAAATTAGAAAACGCCAAAGAACGTGGCGCAATTGCGGTATTGTTTGTAAACGATCCTCTTTCGACGATCAAAGCAGGCGATGATTTGTTTGCATTCGGCTACGGTGGTTCGGCCAAGGCTGAGGAAATCCCCGTTTTCCAAATCACCGTCTCAGCCGCCAATCGACTTTTACAAGCTGGGATCGGTCAGGAACTGGGAGCGATTGAAGCCCAGATCGATCAGGACATGAAACCGCTCAGTCAAGAGTTGCAAGGCGTCAAGCTGACTGGCCAAGCCGACATGGATTTTTCCAATACGCAAACCGGAAACGTCATTGCGGTGATGGAACCTCGTGATGCCGACATTCGTGAAACCATTATCATCGGAGCCCATTACGACCACGTCGGCTGGGGGACTTATGGTTCTCTCGCTCCCGGAACCAATGCCATCCATAATGGAGCAGACGACAATGCTTCAGGTAGCGTCGCCTTGTTGACGCTAGCTGAACGGCTCGCTAAATATTCCGGACAGTTGGACCGTAGGCTCGTTTTCATCTGGTTCGCCGCTGAAGAACGGGGATTGCTGGGATCCAAACATTATGTACAAGCCCCGCTCTATCCGCTGCAGGATACGATCGCGATGATCAATCTCGATATGGTCGGACGCATGGCCGATGAAAAGTTGACCGTCTTCGGCGTCGGATCTTCTCACATCTGGAAACCGTGGCTGGATGAAATTGAGAAACGAACCGAATTGAACTTTTTCCGTGAAGAAAAATCCCTCGGACCGAGTGATCATGCCCCATTCTTTGAAAAAAGGATCCCTATTCTGCATCTCTTTTCAGGTCTGCATGAGGATTATCATCGTCCGACAGATGATGTCGACGAGATTAACATTCAGGGAATCCGTCGCACCGTTAATGTGCTGGAAACGCTGGTATTAAATCTGGCGAATGCCTCTGAACGACCCGATTACATTGAAAACAAAGCTCACATTCAGGTCGGACGGCATGCCGGCGGTCGACCTTCCGTTGGGATCACCCCTGCTCTGAATGCAGAAGTAAAAGGCCTGCAGATTCTGAATGTCATCGAAAACAGCCCGGCTCATGAAGCGGGGCTGCAAGCAGGCGATGTCATCGTGTTTGCGGAAGATACTCAAATCAGTAGCCGGGCAGATTTCTGGAAACTGATTGACTCGAGTTCTGCAGGAGATAAAATTTCCGTTCGTCTACAACGCGATGGTGAAATTGTCGAAACAACGATCAAGCTCGATAAACCTCGGTAA
- a CDS encoding glycosyltransferase family 2 protein — translation MMSNWYVTLPVYNEISHVREVLDEVSQYAENILVVDDGSTDGTREYLQERDDITLICHPENRGYGAALISAFDFAVEKGIDAIISIDCDGQHQPKLIPEMIEALFRNEFAPIDIVSGSRYLDTFAGDVAAPEDRRQINRSITAQLNEQLGLELTDTFCGFKAYRTEALAKLNLTETGYAMPLQLWIQAACQNLKIEEFAVPRIYLEEERSFGGSLDDSKRRMAHYQDIISRELDRLKGKCGQLPVLQGTSLE, via the coding sequence ATGATGTCAAACTGGTATGTCACCCTCCCTGTCTACAACGAAATTTCTCACGTTCGGGAAGTTCTGGATGAAGTTTCTCAATACGCTGAAAACATATTGGTTGTGGACGACGGTTCGACAGACGGAACGCGGGAATATCTTCAGGAGAGAGACGACATCACTCTGATTTGTCATCCTGAAAACCGGGGTTATGGAGCCGCGTTAATTTCCGCATTCGATTTTGCTGTCGAAAAAGGGATCGATGCAATTATTTCCATCGATTGCGACGGCCAGCATCAGCCGAAGTTAATTCCCGAAATGATCGAAGCCTTATTCCGCAATGAGTTTGCACCCATCGACATTGTTTCCGGAAGTCGGTACCTTGATACGTTCGCGGGTGATGTTGCCGCCCCGGAAGATCGGCGTCAGATCAATCGTTCCATTACGGCTCAGTTGAATGAACAACTTGGCCTGGAACTGACCGACACCTTCTGCGGCTTCAAAGCCTATCGCACGGAGGCATTGGCCAAACTGAATCTGACGGAAACCGGCTACGCGATGCCGTTACAACTTTGGATTCAGGCGGCTTGTCAGAACTTGAAAATCGAAGAGTTTGCCGTCCCGAGAATTTATCTGGAAGAGGAACGATCTTTCGGAGGCTCACTGGATGATTCCAAACGTCGGATGGCTCATTATCAGGATATCATTTCGCGAGAGTTGGATCGCCTGAAAGGCAAATGTGGTCAACTCCCTGTTCTGCAGGGAACATCACTAGAATAA
- the queG gene encoding tRNA epoxyqueuosine(34) reductase QueG, with the protein MPLIRTLLFKSMPANLTDHIKESARELGFELVGIAPAVSPVSLPHFESWVEAGYAGDMKYIPGRREAYQHPRHILPVVRSVIMTAMCYDPQRNVEQEEIRIGQIARYARGEKDYHDVMKVSLKTLAQRIHKAVPESKTRAVVDTTPLLERDFAQQAGLGWFGKNTMLLNKSIGSYFFLGALLTDVELTPDEPHNSSHCGTCTRCLDACPTDAFVQPYVLNATKCISYYTIEMRDQSIPEEIRPGLKDWMFGCDICQEVCPWNRKAPQTREEKFEPQVNLPDAIEFLAMTPETFKTKFRGTPLERTGRNALARNAAVVIGNSGSRETVQHLVDALQDESPLVREAVVWALGKLENAETIAILQSQLCIEQEEIVLNQLKATLSQLDNNSDEIDFEAV; encoded by the coding sequence ATGCCTCTTATTAGAACGCTCCTATTCAAATCCATGCCTGCAAACCTGACAGATCACATCAAAGAGTCGGCTCGGGAACTCGGGTTTGAGCTTGTGGGAATTGCCCCGGCGGTTTCTCCTGTCAGTTTGCCTCATTTTGAATCGTGGGTGGAAGCTGGTTATGCCGGAGACATGAAATACATCCCCGGTCGACGGGAAGCCTATCAACATCCTCGCCATATTCTTCCGGTTGTCCGCAGCGTGATTATGACGGCCATGTGCTATGACCCGCAGCGAAATGTTGAACAGGAAGAAATCAGGATTGGTCAAATCGCCCGCTATGCCCGAGGGGAAAAAGATTATCACGATGTGATGAAGGTTTCATTAAAGACTCTCGCTCAAAGAATTCATAAAGCGGTCCCTGAAAGCAAAACGCGGGCAGTGGTTGACACAACGCCATTACTCGAGCGAGATTTTGCTCAGCAGGCCGGTCTGGGTTGGTTCGGCAAAAATACAATGCTACTCAACAAATCGATTGGCAGTTACTTTTTCCTGGGAGCATTGCTGACGGATGTCGAATTGACGCCCGATGAGCCTCACAACTCCTCTCATTGCGGTACCTGCACGAGGTGTCTTGACGCCTGCCCGACAGATGCCTTTGTCCAGCCTTACGTGCTCAATGCGACGAAATGTATTTCCTATTACACCATCGAAATGCGAGATCAATCGATACCCGAAGAGATTCGCCCCGGTCTGAAAGACTGGATGTTTGGCTGCGATATCTGTCAGGAAGTCTGCCCCTGGAATCGAAAAGCTCCGCAGACTCGGGAAGAAAAGTTTGAGCCTCAAGTCAACCTGCCGGATGCTATCGAATTTCTCGCGATGACGCCTGAAACCTTCAAAACCAAGTTCCGAGGCACACCTCTGGAGCGGACCGGACGCAATGCCCTGGCTCGCAATGCGGCTGTCGTTATTGGCAATTCTGGCTCTCGCGAAACTGTCCAGCATCTCGTCGATGCGTTGCAGGATGAGTCTCCACTGGTACGCGAAGCGGTTGTCTGGGCATTAGGAAAGTTGGAAAATGCTGAAACGATAGCGATTTTACAGAGTCAACTTTGTATTGAGCAGGAAGAAATTGTTTTGAATCAGTTGAAAGCCACACTCTCACAACTGGACAATAATTCAGACGAAATTGATTTCGAAGCAGTTTGA
- a CDS encoding alkaline phosphatase PhoX yields the protein MSQTNRRQFLKHSLASASGISLAQMFSCFGFAAQKNQARIDSSLQPVTDDFTGLPLLKLPEGFTYRSFGWTGEKMSDGIKTPGAHDGMAVVKEDESTITLIRNHELSYSGKAFGNPEYAYDAQGPAGCTTLVVDRKSGELLKSYVSLSGTSRNCAGGPTPWGTWLTCEETISSPQDLFVAPRINTFQQTHGWVFEANPDQNSRPEPIKDMGCFWHEAVAVDAKTGIVYLTEDRKTGGFYRYLPSTPGKLAEGGELQMLSLTAHPDFDANQVDGQIFDTSWVTIDKPHQGHSPGTRDTLGVYKQGTAQKAVTFDRVEGCFIQERAVYFSCTEGGREGCGQIWRYLPDEEQLELVYESKDPKILNMPDNIAVHPNGAVAICEDSNAKLQRMHFLTKQGQLKRFADNNMILNGEHMGLKKDYRKQEWAGATFSADGQIMFVNIQTPGVTFAIRGPWQDWLNSVS from the coding sequence ATGTCCCAAACCAACCGACGCCAATTTTTGAAACACTCACTGGCTTCAGCCAGCGGGATTTCACTTGCTCAAATGTTTTCCTGCTTCGGCTTTGCCGCTCAAAAAAATCAGGCTCGTATCGATAGTTCATTACAGCCCGTTACAGATGATTTTACAGGTTTGCCTTTGCTCAAGCTGCCGGAAGGTTTTACGTATCGTTCCTTCGGGTGGACTGGTGAGAAGATGTCCGATGGCATTAAAACCCCCGGCGCTCATGATGGTATGGCTGTTGTGAAGGAAGATGAGTCGACAATCACACTGATTCGTAATCATGAACTCAGTTACAGTGGAAAAGCATTCGGAAACCCTGAATATGCCTATGATGCTCAGGGACCTGCAGGCTGTACGACGCTTGTTGTTGATCGCAAGTCCGGCGAATTACTCAAAAGTTATGTCAGTTTATCGGGAACTTCCCGCAATTGCGCAGGTGGCCCAACCCCGTGGGGAACCTGGCTCACGTGCGAAGAAACTATTTCGTCACCCCAAGATTTATTCGTTGCTCCACGGATCAATACATTTCAACAGACTCACGGCTGGGTTTTCGAAGCCAATCCAGATCAGAATTCCCGCCCTGAACCGATCAAAGACATGGGGTGCTTCTGGCATGAAGCAGTAGCCGTCGATGCGAAGACGGGAATCGTTTATCTGACCGAAGATCGAAAAACTGGCGGGTTTTATCGATACCTTCCTTCAACACCAGGAAAATTGGCTGAGGGTGGGGAACTGCAAATGCTCTCCCTGACTGCTCATCCTGACTTTGATGCCAATCAGGTTGATGGACAAATATTTGATACGTCCTGGGTCACAATCGATAAGCCTCATCAGGGACATTCTCCTGGAACAAGAGACACTCTGGGAGTCTATAAGCAGGGAACCGCCCAGAAAGCGGTAACATTTGATCGCGTCGAAGGTTGCTTCATTCAAGAACGAGCCGTTTATTTCAGCTGTACAGAAGGTGGACGCGAGGGATGCGGCCAAATCTGGCGATATTTGCCTGATGAAGAACAACTCGAATTGGTTTATGAGTCGAAGGATCCCAAAATATTGAATATGCCTGATAATATTGCGGTTCATCCAAACGGAGCTGTCGCAATTTGTGAGGACAGCAATGCAAAACTCCAGAGGATGCATTTTTTGACGAAGCAGGGCCAGCTTAAGCGTTTTGCGGACAATAATATGATTCTCAACGGCGAGCACATGGGTCTGAAGAAAGATTATCGTAAACAGGAGTGGGCCGGAGCGACCTTCAGTGCAGATGGCCAAATCATGTTCGTAAACATTCAAACTCCCGGCGTGACTTTTGCAATTCGAGGGCCGTGGCAGGACTGGTTAAATAGTGTCTCTTGA
- a CDS encoding menaquinone biosynthesis family protein, whose translation MADEEKILIQVGHSPDPDDAFMFHALANDKIDTGRYRFTHELQDIETLNQRAFKGELELTAVSLHGYAYLTDQYALCACGASMGDKYGPMVVAREKMAIEDLKGKTIAIPGKLTTAFLALQLILGSEATYVEHEFDQILNLVERGEVDAGLIIHEGQLTYGTQGLSLIVDVGQWWYEDTGLPLPLGANAIRRDLGREVMEEVTAYLKQSIQYGLDHRKDALEHAMKYGRDLDTQLTDKFVGMYVNDWTLDFGDVGREAVKVLLNRGYDQGIISKKVELDFIG comes from the coding sequence ATGGCAGACGAAGAAAAGATTTTGATCCAAGTGGGGCACAGCCCCGATCCCGATGATGCATTCATGTTCCACGCGTTGGCAAACGATAAAATCGACACGGGTCGATATCGTTTCACACATGAATTGCAGGATATCGAAACGCTCAATCAGCGAGCGTTCAAAGGTGAACTCGAACTGACAGCGGTCAGTTTGCATGGCTACGCTTATTTAACAGATCAATATGCCCTGTGTGCCTGCGGGGCCAGTATGGGCGATAAATATGGTCCCATGGTTGTCGCCCGAGAAAAAATGGCGATTGAAGATCTGAAGGGCAAAACAATTGCCATCCCCGGAAAACTGACCACCGCATTTCTGGCACTGCAATTGATTCTCGGCAGCGAAGCGACTTACGTCGAACACGAATTTGATCAGATTTTGAATCTGGTCGAGCGTGGCGAAGTCGATGCTGGATTAATCATTCATGAAGGTCAATTGACCTACGGAACTCAGGGACTTTCTTTGATTGTCGACGTTGGACAATGGTGGTACGAAGATACCGGCCTGCCACTTCCACTTGGCGCGAACGCAATCCGCCGCGATTTAGGTCGCGAAGTGATGGAAGAAGTGACCGCCTATTTGAAGCAGAGCATTCAGTACGGTCTCGACCATCGAAAAGATGCTCTCGAACACGCGATGAAATACGGACGTGATCTCGATACTCAGTTGACTGATAAATTCGTCGGCATGTACGTCAATGACTGGACTCTCGACTTCGGCGATGTCGGCCGGGAAGCAGTCAAGGTGTTGCTGAATCGTGGTTACGATCAAGGTATCATCAGCAAAAAAGTCGAACTCGACTTTATCGGCTAG
- a CDS encoding SDR family oxidoreductase, giving the protein MANSAEYLQQLFGLQGKTAVVIGGTGVLGGAICDCLASAGAYVVVAGRSAESGANRVKEIESAGGSAEFIAADVTSADDIQSLLDQCVSSGHIPDILVNGAGVNAATPFLEITQEEWDRIFNINLGSVRTACQIFAKYWLNEKRQGSIINIASMSAIVPLSRVFTYSASKAAVLNLTKNLAREWAEDGIRVNALSPGFFPAEQNRKVLTPERVESIMKHTPANRFGEAHELAGAVLLLASDVAGSFITGDNLAVDGGFSSMTI; this is encoded by the coding sequence ATGGCGAATTCAGCAGAGTATCTTCAACAACTCTTTGGGCTTCAGGGCAAAACGGCCGTCGTGATTGGCGGCACCGGAGTGCTGGGGGGAGCCATTTGCGATTGTCTGGCTTCCGCTGGAGCTTATGTTGTCGTTGCTGGGCGTTCTGCTGAATCGGGAGCAAATCGAGTTAAAGAAATTGAATCCGCAGGTGGATCTGCAGAGTTCATTGCCGCAGATGTCACCTCCGCAGATGATATTCAGTCTTTGCTGGATCAATGCGTTTCATCCGGTCACATTCCCGATATCCTTGTGAACGGGGCAGGCGTAAATGCGGCGACTCCATTTCTCGAAATCACTCAGGAAGAGTGGGATCGCATTTTTAATATCAATCTGGGATCGGTACGAACTGCTTGTCAGATATTTGCGAAGTATTGGCTCAATGAAAAACGACAGGGATCGATCATTAACATCGCTTCGATGTCTGCAATCGTCCCGCTTTCTCGTGTCTTCACATACTCGGCTTCGAAAGCAGCGGTGTTGAATCTGACGAAAAACCTGGCTCGGGAATGGGCAGAAGATGGAATTCGCGTGAACGCTTTATCCCCTGGATTTTTTCCAGCAGAACAGAATCGCAAAGTTCTCACACCCGAACGTGTCGAGTCGATTATGAAGCACACACCAGCGAATCGGTTTGGAGAAGCACACGAATTGGCAGGAGCCGTTCTGCTGCTTGCATCCGATGTTGCGGGCAGCTTTATCACAGGTGATAATCTGGCTGTTGACGGAGGATTCTCCTCGATGACGATCTGA
- the nadB gene encoding L-aspartate oxidase encodes MKTELTLPLSGRYLVNFHPKRIPHAFTDVLIIGGGISGMRAALATDSSLHSIILTKGKVELSNSWKAQGGIAGVLDPEDHVSNHARDTIAAGKGMCDEKTVEEITSAAPEIIRDLISYGANFDQFEGHLALTQEGGHSHRRIIHALGDATGREIMRAMIHRVKAVTDSQIWEQTFTIDLLTYNGTCVGALVWNPYHGKTFIWAKQTILATGGAGRLYRETTNPEIATGDGHAIAFRAGAKLRDMEMMQFHPTVLYIAGGSRHLISEAVRGEGAHLVDVNGYRFMPDYDAAAELAPRDIVSRAITAQMNKTRQSSVYLDLRHLDRKLVEERFPNIAEVCSQFGLDLAVDLIPVRPGAHYMIGGVVIDHEGRTTIPGLFAAGEVTSSGLHGANRLASNSLLEGLYHGKAAGLAASREAAKISDHFCAMPIQGDEPRQAMDQTDLDLTDIRNSLLSLMWRQAGIWRDAQGLNDALKQVEFWDRYVSRQQFVNVDGWSLQNMLLVARLLLVSALERTESRGVHYRSDFPETPDEPGKHINVSANFPISKSP; translated from the coding sequence TTGAAAACTGAACTGACACTCCCGTTAAGTGGACGCTATCTCGTCAACTTTCATCCCAAACGGATTCCGCACGCGTTCACCGATGTGCTGATTATCGGCGGGGGAATTTCCGGGATGCGAGCCGCTCTCGCGACTGATTCCAGCCTGCACTCAATTATTCTGACAAAAGGGAAGGTTGAACTTTCCAACAGTTGGAAAGCACAGGGCGGTATTGCAGGAGTGCTTGATCCTGAAGATCATGTCTCCAATCATGCCCGCGACACCATCGCTGCGGGCAAGGGGATGTGTGATGAAAAAACCGTTGAAGAGATCACCTCTGCAGCTCCCGAGATTATTCGCGACCTGATTTCTTACGGTGCCAACTTTGATCAATTCGAAGGCCATCTCGCATTGACGCAGGAAGGTGGTCACAGTCACCGACGCATCATCCATGCTTTAGGGGATGCAACCGGCCGGGAAATCATGCGAGCGATGATTCATCGCGTAAAAGCCGTGACCGACTCGCAGATCTGGGAGCAGACCTTCACGATCGATTTGCTGACATACAACGGCACCTGCGTTGGAGCTTTGGTCTGGAATCCGTATCACGGCAAGACCTTCATCTGGGCCAAGCAAACCATTCTGGCAACCGGCGGAGCAGGGCGGCTCTATCGTGAAACCACCAATCCGGAAATTGCGACGGGCGATGGTCACGCAATTGCGTTTCGAGCCGGGGCAAAACTTCGCGATATGGAAATGATGCAGTTTCATCCTACGGTGTTGTATATCGCAGGGGGATCACGACATCTGATTTCCGAAGCCGTTCGCGGTGAAGGCGCTCATCTGGTTGATGTAAACGGCTATCGCTTCATGCCCGATTACGATGCAGCAGCCGAACTGGCTCCGCGAGATATCGTCAGCAGAGCGATTACTGCTCAAATGAATAAAACCCGACAATCAAGCGTCTATCTCGACTTGCGACATCTTGATCGAAAACTGGTGGAAGAACGCTTTCCGAATATTGCCGAAGTCTGTTCTCAGTTCGGACTCGACCTGGCTGTCGATTTGATTCCCGTTCGCCCAGGTGCTCATTACATGATCGGCGGCGTGGTGATCGATCATGAAGGTCGTACCACAATCCCGGGTCTGTTTGCAGCCGGTGAAGTCACTTCGAGTGGATTGCATGGCGCCAATCGTCTTGCCTCAAACAGTCTGCTCGAAGGTTTGTATCACGGTAAAGCAGCCGGTTTGGCGGCTTCGCGGGAAGCAGCCAAAATTTCCGATCATTTTTGTGCGATGCCAATCCAGGGAGATGAACCCCGACAAGCAATGGATCAAACCGATCTCGATCTGACCGATATTCGCAACTCACTATTGAGTCTGATGTGGCGTCAGGCAGGTATCTGGCGCGATGCTCAGGGCTTGAACGACGCTTTGAAACAGGTCGAGTTCTGGGATCGATATGTCTCGCGTCAGCAGTTCGTCAATGTTGATGGCTGGTCCCTGCAGAACATGCTCCTGGTCGCTCGATTACTATTGGTCTCTGCTCTTGAAAGAACCGAATCCCGCGGCGTCCATTACCGCTCCGACTTCCCCGAGACTCCCGATGAACCAGGCAAGCACATCAATGTTTCTGCAAATTTCCCGATTTCAAAATCGCCCTAA